The nucleotide sequence GGCGGTGCCGGCCATCCTGCAGCAGCGCGTGCGCACCGAGTTCAGTCTGGCCCGCATCAGCGCCGAGGTCCTGACGGTGTACCGCTCGGCCATCATGAAAAAGCGGCTGCCAGGCTTCCTGCCGGTGCTCATGTACCACAAAATCCCGACGGAGCCGCTGCAAACCAAGCACCGCATCTTCGTCACAAAAGACCGGTTTGAGGAGCACCTGCGCTTTTTCCGGCAGCAGCAGTTCACGCCCATCACCTTCCTCGACTACCTGGCCTTCGCCAACGGCGAGCGGCCCCTGGCCGACTTCCCGGCCCGCCCGCTCATCCTCACCTTCGACGACGGCTACCTCGACAACTACACCAACCTGCTGCCCCTGATGCAGCAGTACGGCTACCGCGGCGTGCTCTACCTACTCGGCGACCCCGCCATCCGCTACAACTACTGGGACGTGGACACCGACCCCACCGAGCCACGCTCCGACATCATGGACGAAGCGCAGAAGCGCGCGTTTGTGGCTGCCGGCTGGGAAATTGGCGCCCATACCATGCGCCACGCCCGTTTGCCGGAGCTGCCCGCCGCCGAGGCCGCCCAGGAAATCCAGTACAGCAAAACGGCCCTGGAGCAGGCCCTGGCCACGCGCATCGTGTCCTTTGCCTACCCCTACGGCGCCCTCACGCCCGAAACCAAGGCCCAGGTGCACGCGGCCGGCTTCGCCTTCGGCGTAGCCACCGACACCGGCGGCCTGCACCTCGAAGACGACCGTATGCAGGTGTTCCGGGTGAACATGTTTCCGGAAGAAACCACGGCCACGCTGCGCAAGAAAACCTCGTTCTGGTACCGCGCCTACTACCGCTGGAAGCGCGGCAAGTAACCGTCGCTAAACCCTATAAGGCTGGAAAGTAAACCTATGCCTCCCCAATGGCGAAGTAATAGGCATGTCCTTTGTGTATGTGTTGTTTTTGACGAAATGGGTGTATTTATTAGGGTCTATTTTTGGTATTTAAGGTATTTTTGAGGATATAGGGGCTAAATACAAGGGGGTGTTGCTTGTGAAAAGGTATTTTGTTGTTAAATTGCCTTTGCATAACGCACTGCACCGATTCCTGTGGACATGATTGCTCCTTCAAAAAAGCTTACCAGTCTGAGCATGTTTTCGCTGGTGACGCTGGTCGGGCTGGCGGCGGTGGCGGCCTTCACGGAACTGCCGCACCCGGCCGCGCTGGCCGGCTCGCTCAACGGCGCCGATGTGGCCTGGATGCTGACGGCCACGGCCTTCGTGCTGATCATGACGCCGGGGCTGTCATTCTTCTATGGCGGCATGGTGCGGCCCAAAAACGTCATCAGCACCATGCTGCAGAGTTTTGTGGCCATGGGCGTGATTACGCTGGTGTTCTACTTCGTAGGCTTCTCGCTGGCCTACGGCGACTCCTGGCACGGCCTGATCGGCAACCCGCTCACGTTCATTATGCTGCGCAACGTAGGAACCGCGCCGAATCCGGCGTTTGCGGCCACCATTCCGTTTGTGCTCTACTTCGCGTTTCAGCTCAAGTTTGCCGTCATCACGCCGGCCCTGATCACCGGCTCGTTTGCCGAGCGGGTGCGCTTTAAGGGCTATCTGGCCTTTATGGTGCTGTTTTGCCTGTTCATCTACTGCCCGCTGGCCCACTGGACCTGGCACCCTGAGGGCTTCCTGCGGCAGTGGGGCGTGCTCGACTTTGCCGGCGGCACGGTGGTGCACATTTCGGCGGGCATTGCAGCGCTGGCCGGCGCCATGGTGCTGGGCCGCCGCACCACGCACGTGCGCAAAGCCGCTTTTTCCACGCCCAACGTGCCCTACGTGCTGCTGGGTACCGGGCTGCTGTGGTTCGGGTGGTTTGGCTTCAATGCCGGCTCCTCGCTGGCCGCCAACGAAGTAGCCGCGCTGGCCTTCGTGAACACCACGCTGGCCTCAGGCGCGGCCCTCACGGCCTGGCTGCTGGTCGAGACGGTGCACGGCGGCAAGCCTACCGCACTGGGCGCCTGCATTGGGGCCGTGGTGGGGCTGGTGGCCATCACGCCGGCGGCGGGCTTCGTGCAATACGGGCACAGCATTTTCATCGGGGTGCTGGCGTCGCTGATCAGCTACGGCGCCGTGCACTGGAAAAACAACCGCACCACTATCGACGACACGCTCGACGTGTTTCCGTGCCACGGCCTGGGCGGTATCGTGGGTATGCTGCTCACGGGCGTATTCGCCGATAAAGTGGGTCTGGTCCACGGCTCAGCCACCGTGTTCGGCTACCACGTGCTGGGCCTGCTGATTGTAGTGACTTACTCCTTCGTAGGCTCCTGGCTGCTGCTGAAGCTCACCGACCGTCTCTTCGGGCTGCGCGTGAAGCTGCAGGACGAAGAGCTGGGCCTCGACCTGAGCCAGCACGAGGAGTCCACCTACCACATCGATGAAGAGTTTGAACGCAGCTACCGCCGCGAGCCGATGGTAGAAGGCGTGTAAGTATCACCCGGCCACTGGCCCTCCGGCTCCGGAAAGCGGGGGCGGCCCATGCCGGGTGTGTTGAGGAGTGGGGAGAAAAAGCCGTCAGGGGGGAATCTGACGGCTTTTTCGTGTTTAAGGCAAACAACCAACTCTTTGTGAGGGGCAGCCGAAGCAGAGAGTGGGCTGAGGTGGCAGTGGTAATGAGTACTGCGCCAGCGAGATGCTTCGCCTCCGGCTCTGCATGACTGGTTTACTACTCGTTCTGCTACTCCATCTTGCTCAGGAAAAACGACACCAGAAACCCCAGCACTGTAATAAAGCCCGTGAAGTTGTGGGCCACGTCGAAGGCTTCCGGAATCATGGTATCGGCAATCATGGCCAGCACGGCCCCGGCCGATACGGCCATGGTGGCGGCCACCACTTCATCGGAAAACTGGCTGAAAATGGTATAGCCGGCCAGCGAAGCCACGCCCGAAATCAGGGCAATACCGGCCCACAGCAGCAGCACGTAGCGGGCCGGGCGGCCAGCTTTGCGCATGCCCGAGGCGCTGGAAAGCCCCTCGGGCAGGTTGGAAAGGAAGATAGCCACCACCGCTACCACGCTCACGCCGCCGCCCGCCAGCATGCTCAGCCCGATAACGATGCTCTCAGGAATGCCATCGAGCAGTGCCCCGATGGCCAGGGCCAGGCCGTTGTCGTCGCCGCTTTCGGAGGCTCGCGTCTGGCCCTGCTGCACGGCGGCGCGCTCCTGCTGCTGGTGCTCGCCGGAGCGTTTGCGGTGCTTGGCGCCGTGGCGGGCCAGCAGCCAGTTAGCCAGCGTGAAGGCTGCCGCCCCGCCCAGAAACCCCAGCGCCGTGGCCGTAAAACCGCCTTTGTGGTAGGCTTCCTCCATCAACTCCAGCGAGAGAGTGGCAATCAGCACGCCGCTGCCAAAGGCCATGATGGCGGCAATCAGCCGCTGCGGCACCCGCAGAAAATAGCCCGCCGCCGCACCCAGCAGCAGTGCCGACCCCGACACAAGCCCCCAAAAACCGGCTTGCGCCCACATCGGAAAAGTCATAACTCGTTGGTTTGATTGAGTATTGGGTATTGAGTACTGAACATTGGGTAATCAATACCCAATACTCACTGTAATGCCGCCCTCAGGCAGCAGAATAGCGGGCCAGCGTGGCCTGCACCGTCGCATCGGAAAGGCCGGCCAGCTCCACTTTTTTGAACGGGGCGGTGTGGCCGCTAAGCAGGGTCAGCTGCGACTTTGGCAGCCCAAACACTTCGGCCAGGTACGCCAGCAGGCAGGCGTTGGCCTTGCCATCCTGTGGGGGCGCGTGCAGGCGCACCGTAATGGTGCCGTCCGGGGATACCATCAGGGCGTTTTGGCGGGCGTTGGGTTTGGCCTTCAGATGAAGCACGGCCATGCCGCTACGCCGGGTCGTTGTAGGCGTCGTACACGTTCCAGGCCCAAATCACGAACGGCACCACAATTGTCCAGACCAGGAAAAAGCTGAGCGCGCCGCCCACGGCCCAGATCAGAAAGGCCTTCAGAATCTGGCCTTTGATGAGCTGCCCCAGGCCGGGGATAAAAAACGAAAGCAAAGCCGGTACGCCGTAAGTGGGTTTCATATGGTTTGGGGTGATAAGGTGATTTTGGCTGATGAAGTAATGAGGTGATGAGGTGAATGGTGGTGACGCAATAACGTCATTCCGAGTGGAGCGAGGAATCTCGCGTGCTGATGTTACAGTAGTATTCCAACATCAGCCCGCGAGATGCTTCGGCTGCGCCTCTGCATGACATTCTTCAGCACCTCATCACCAAAATTCACCTCACCCGTGCCTGGCCGAAGGGGCACTGGTCGAGGACGACGCAGCGGCCGCAGGCGGGCGTGTGGAAGTAGCAGCATTTCTGGCCGTGGAACATCAGCGCCTCGTGATGGTCGTAGACCTGTTGGGCATCCCAGCCGGGAGGGAGCAGCGCCTCCAGTAGCTTGTGCGCGGCCGCCTCGCCCACTTTCGGGCCGATGAGGCCCAGGCGCTGCGCCACGCGGTGG is from Hymenobacter yonginensis and encodes:
- a CDS encoding DUF167 domain-containing protein, with amino-acid sequence MAVLHLKAKPNARQNALMVSPDGTITVRLHAPPQDGKANACLLAYLAEVFGLPKSQLTLLSGHTAPFKKVELAGLSDATVQATLARYSAA
- a CDS encoding ZIP family metal transporter, giving the protein MTFPMWAQAGFWGLVSGSALLLGAAAGYFLRVPQRLIAAIMAFGSGVLIATLSLELMEEAYHKGGFTATALGFLGGAAAFTLANWLLARHGAKHRKRSGEHQQQERAAVQQGQTRASESGDDNGLALAIGALLDGIPESIVIGLSMLAGGGVSVVAVVAIFLSNLPEGLSSASGMRKAGRPARYVLLLWAGIALISGVASLAGYTIFSQFSDEVVAATMAVSAGAVLAMIADTMIPEAFDVAHNFTGFITVLGFLVSFFLSKME
- a CDS encoding ammonium transporter; the protein is MIAPSKKLTSLSMFSLVTLVGLAAVAAFTELPHPAALAGSLNGADVAWMLTATAFVLIMTPGLSFFYGGMVRPKNVISTMLQSFVAMGVITLVFYFVGFSLAYGDSWHGLIGNPLTFIMLRNVGTAPNPAFAATIPFVLYFAFQLKFAVITPALITGSFAERVRFKGYLAFMVLFCLFIYCPLAHWTWHPEGFLRQWGVLDFAGGTVVHISAGIAALAGAMVLGRRTTHVRKAAFSTPNVPYVLLGTGLLWFGWFGFNAGSSLAANEVAALAFVNTTLASGAALTAWLLVETVHGGKPTALGACIGAVVGLVAITPAAGFVQYGHSIFIGVLASLISYGAVHWKNNRTTIDDTLDVFPCHGLGGIVGMLLTGVFADKVGLVHGSATVFGYHVLGLLIVVTYSFVGSWLLLKLTDRLFGLRVKLQDEELGLDLSQHEESTYHIDEEFERSYRREPMVEGV
- a CDS encoding DUF5683 domain-containing protein, translated to MKPTYGVPALLSFFIPGLGQLIKGQILKAFLIWAVGGALSFFLVWTIVVPFVIWAWNVYDAYNDPA